The following nucleotide sequence is from Excalfactoria chinensis isolate bCotChi1 chromosome 12, bCotChi1.hap2, whole genome shotgun sequence.
AAGCTGGAACCTGAGCCTGAGGTGCAACCTCAACAAGTGCCAATGCAGCACATTGATCTGGAGTCCTGCAGCACATCCCCAATGGGATTGTAGTGGAGGGGTGGGAGGAATAGGAATGCCCCTTGGCTGCCTTGGTGTGTGCTGGGGCCTCCTGAAGACTAGGGGCTCCCACCATGCTGCCTTTGCCTTGGGCACTCCTACAGAACAGGCCGGCTGTGTGTGTGGTGCTGGAGGTGGGGAAACGGGCAGATCCTGACCGTGTCCGTCCCTTTGCAGGGCTGAGCGCGCGACAGCGGTGCTGCTGGCGGACCCCTGCTTCCAGCTGCGCTCCATCCAGTACCTGCTGGGCCACGCCGAACCTgcagccatggcagcagctgcttcgGCCACGGAGAAACGCCACTTCTCCCTGAGCACATGTGAGTGATGCgccgggctggggctgctggttctgtgggcagcactgggcacgaagcagccccagcaccgcGGTTCCGCTCAGCGCGCACATCCGGTTCTGCCCCCAGACACGGAGTACATCAGTGCTGAGGAGCTGTCCAAGGTGGACAAGATGCTGAGCCACCTGAGCGAGGAGTCCAAGCAGGCGGCTGCCACCACGCTGGTGAGtgccctcccttcccttctttctgctgctccaGACTCGACCGCAGCTCTGGCACCGCTGCCTCCCAGCACTGTGTGCCTCCGCCAACCACCCACCTGTCCCCCACAGCCCACCAGTGAGGAGGACCTGTGCCCCATCTGCTACGCACACCCCATCTCTGCCATCTTCCGGCCCTGCTCACACAAGTCCTGCAAGTGAGTATGAGTAGCTCCCGCTGGCCCCGGCTCCCCACAACATTCAGGAGTGCTTACGCTCTTCTTCCCCTCCCGTCCCAGAGCCTGCATCAACCAGCACCTGATGAACAACAAGGACTGCTTCTTCTGCAAGGCCACCATCACAGGGGTGGATGACTTCACCAAGCCGGCCAGCTCCTAGCGCCCGGCCCTGCACGTGGGTCTGTCCCTAACACAGGAcgggggctgcagggaggggggGGCCGTTCTCAGGGAGGGGAGCGTGAGGCCTCGTCCCCGCAGCAGCCCCACgtgtgctgagtgctgcctgGGGCCGGCTGTGTGTTTGGGCTCTGTGACTTCGCCCCTGGCTGGGGGCTGACTTCATGAAATGCAGCATTAAATTATTCTTCCTTACACGGTGCCCTGAGATGTAGGGAGGGAAAGCTGAGCCGGCTCTGGGGGCTCCGCTGTGCACAGATGATGCTCAGAGGTAGatggaaatataaatatttaatctaAACAGAGCCAGGAGAGAGCACAGCGGGCGCTACATGATGATACGTGGCTCTGGCACGGACTCGGCGATGGATTTGTGTGGCAGCACGTTGGCCCCGTTGAGGTAGAGCTCGTCGTTGACAATGACATCCTCGCCGAGCACCGTCACGTTCTCCATGCGCACCTGTCCCAAGAGCTGCGTCACACCCAGCCCAGTTCAGGGCAGGGGGGCCGCGCTCCCCTTGCTGCCCACTGGCACCAGtgcttccctcctccttttgGCCACAGCCAGGGGGGCAGGAGCCGGCCCAGTCCCTGTGGAGCCCCAAAGCACGTGTCTCCTCACCCACTgccccacagagcagctccagcccacaATGCAGGACTCCAGCCAGGAGTGGGAGCGGATGCGGGCCCCCTGCAGCACCGTGCAGCGCTTGATGCGCACCCCGTCCTCCACCACCACGCCGGCCCCAATAGTCACATTGGGACCGATGACGCAGTTTGCCCCAATCTTGGCACTAGGATCCTGCAAGGAACAGGGACTGCAGTGAGGCCAGGGGCACGGCTCAGCTGGTGTGGGGATGGCAGGGTGCAGCTTGAGGAAAGCAGTGGGAGGAGATGAGCCTGCGCAGCCTGCCCGGGGCTGGCACTTACCACCAGCACATTCCCCACGACTCCGGGCCCTGAGTGCAACTTGTCGGGGTGCTGTGCCCGCAGTGCCTGCAGGTACATGCACATGCCTGTGAGAAAGTCCTTGGGCTGCCCGATATCCATCCAGAAGCCTGTGGGGACACAGCCTCAGTGACAGCAGTGCAGGTGGGGCCCCACGCATGGCCAGTACCCCTCTCAGGGCCTTACCCTGCAGCTCCATGGCATAGAGCTGCCCATCCTGCGCCATGGCCGGGAAGATCTCCTTCTCGATGGATGTGGGACGCAGCTGCAGGGACGGAGATGGGTTGTGGGCTGATTAGGAGGACACGGCCTCCAGACCCAGCCCCCCCtgctgcccagcccagccctaCCTGGATGCGTTGCAGGATGCCGGGGCTGAAGATGTAGAGGCCGGCGTTGATCTTGTTGGACACGAAGACGCGTGGCTTCTCCACGAAGCGGCAGATGCGGCCGCTGTCGGGCTCGCTCACCACCACGCCGTACTTGGCCGGCTCCTCCACGCGGGTGACCACGATGGAGCCCTCGCCGCCGTGCTGCCGGTGGAATCGGGCCAGCGCCTCGAAGGGGAACTCGCAGATCACGTCGCTGTTGAGGACAAAAAAGGGCTCCCCGCCCTCGGCCAGCAGGTCCCGCGCCAGCGCCAGCGGTCCCGCTGCCCGGCCGTCAGTGCCACCGTGGGGCCGGGACAGCCCAGCTGCGGGCCGGGTGCCGCCCGTCCCATCTCGGCGTCCCCGGTGCCGCCCCCGGCCGCAGGCTGCCACTCGGCCGCCGTCAGCGCCGCCTCCGCTC
It contains:
- the GMPPB gene encoding mannose-1-phosphate guanylyltransferase catalytic subunit beta, with translation MRALILVGGFGTRLRPLTLSRPKPLVEFCNKALLLHQLEALRQAGVSHVVLAVSYMSEALEAAMREQEQRLGIRISLSHEKEPLGTAGPLALARDLLAEGGEPFFVLNSDVICEFPFEALARFHRQHGGEGSIVVTRVEEPAKYGVVVSEPDSGRICRFVEKPRVFVSNKINAGLYIFSPGILQRIQLRPTSIEKEIFPAMAQDGQLYAMELQGFWMDIGQPKDFLTGMCMYLQALRAQHPDKLHSGPGVVGNVLVDPSAKIGANCVIGPNVTIGAGVVVEDGVRIKRCTVLQGARIRSHSWLESCIVGWSCSVGQWVRMENVTVLGEDVIVNDELYLNGANVLPHKSIAESVPEPRIIM